A window of the Equus asinus isolate D_3611 breed Donkey chromosome 20, EquAss-T2T_v2, whole genome shotgun sequence genome harbors these coding sequences:
- the INPPL1 gene encoding phosphatidylinositol 3,4,5-trisphosphate 5-phosphatase 2 isoform X3 — protein MASACGALVPGVAGPGGALGSPAPAWYHRDLSRAAAEELLARAGRDGSFLVRDSESVAGAFALCVLYQKHVHTYRILPDGDDFLAVQTSQGVPVRRFQTLGELIGLYAQPNQGLVCALLLPVEREREPDLPDDRDASDGEDEKPPLPPRSGSTSISAPMGPSSPPPAPETPTTPAAESAPNGLSTVSHEYLKGSYGLDLEAVRGGASNLPHLTRTLATSCRRLHSEVDKVLSGLEILSKVFDQQSSPMVTRLLQQQQTPPQTGEQELESLVLKLSVLKDFLSGIQKKALKALQDMSSTTPPAPLQPSIRKAKTIPVQAFEVKLDVTLGDLTKIGKSQKFTLSVDVEGGRLVLLRRQRDSQEDWTTFTHDRIRQLIKSQRVQNKLGVVFEKEKDRTQRKDFIFVSARKREAFCQLLQLMKNKHSKQDEPDMISVFIGTWNMGSVPPPKNVTSWFTSKGLGKTLDEVTVTIPHDIYVFGTQENSVGDREWLDLLRGGLKELTDLDYRPIAMQSLWNIKVAVLVKPEHENRISHVSTSSVKTGIANTLGNKGAVGVSFMFNGTSFGFVNCHLTSGNEKTARRNQNYLDILRLLSLGDRQLSAFDISLRFTHLFWFGDLNYRLDMDIQEILNYISRKEFEPLLRVDQLNLEREKHKVFLRFSEEEISFPPTYRYERGSRDTYAWHKQKPTGVRTNVPSWCDRILWKSYPETHIICNSYGCTDDIVTSDHSPVFGTFEVGVTSQFISKKGLSKTSDQAYIEFESIEAIVKTASRTKFFIEFYSTCLEEYKKSFENDAQSSDNINFLKVQWSSRQLPTLKPILADIEYLQDQHLLLTVKSMDGYESYGECVVALKSMIGSTAQQFLTFLSHRGEETGNIRGSMKVRVPTERLGTRERLYEWISIDKDEAGAKSKAPSVSRGSQEPRSGSRKPAPAEASCPLSKLFEETEKPPPTGRPPAPPRAAPREEPLTPRLKPEGAPEPEGVAAPPPKNSFNNPAYYVLEGVPHQLLPLEPPSSARAPVPPATKNKVAITVPAPQLGRHRPPRVGEGSSSDEESGGTLPPPDFPPPPLPDSAIFLPPSLDPLPGPVVRGRSGGEARAPPPPKAHPRPPLPPGPSPTSTFLGEVASGDDRSCSVLQMAKTLSEVDYAPAGSGRSVLLPGPLELQPPRGLPSDYGRPLSFPPPRIRESIQEDLAEEAPCPQGGRAGGLGEAGMGAWLRAIGLERYEEGLVHNGWDDLEFLSDITEEDLEEAGVQDPAHKRLLLDTLQLSK, from the exons GTATCAGAAGCACGTGCACACATATCGAATTCTACCTGATGGAGACGACTTCCTGGCTGTGCAG ACCTCACAGGGTGTGCCTGTGCGCCGCTTCCAGACCCTGGGCGAGCTCATTGGCCTGTATGCCCAGCCCAACCAGGGCCTTGTGTGCGCCCTGCTGCTGCCTGTGGAGCGGGAGCGAGAGCCGGACCTGCCGGATGACCGCGATGCCTCAG ATGGGGAGGATGAGAAGCCCCCGCTGCCCCCGCGCTCTGGTTCCACCAGCATTTCTGCTCCCATGGGGCCCAGCAGTCCCCCGCCAGCCCCTGAGACCCCCACAACTCCAGCTgctgagag TGCTCCGAATGGGCTGAGCACTGTCTCGCACGAGTACCTGAAGGGTAGCTACGGGCTGGACCTGGAGGCTGTGCGGGGTGGAGCCAGCAACCTGCCCCACCTCACCCGCACTCTCGCCACCTCATGCCGGAGGCTGCACAG TGAGGTGGACAAGGTTCTGTCGGGCCTGGAGATCCTGTCCAAGGTGTTTGACCAGCAGAGCTCACCCATGGTGACTCGCCTTTTGCAGCAGCAG CAGACCCCACCACAGACTGGGGAGCAGGAACTAGAGAGCCTGGTGCTGAAGCTGTCAGTGCTGAAGGACTTCCTGTCAGGCATCCAGAAGAAG GCCCTGAAGGCCTTGCAGGACATGAGCTCCACCACGCCCCCCGCTCCGCTGCAGCCGTCCATCCGTAAGGCCAAGACCATCCCCGTGCAGGCCTTTGAG GTGAAGCTGGATGTGACCCTGGGTGACCTGACCAAGATTGGAAAGTCACAGAAGTTCACGCTGAGCGTGGATGTGGAGGGCGGGCGGCTGGTGCTGCTGCGGAGACAGCGGGACTCGCAGGAGGACTGGACAACCTTCACGCACGACCGCA TCCGCCAGCTCATTAAGTCCCAGCGGGTCCAGAACAAGCTGGGTGTTGTGTTTGAGAAGGAGAAGGACCGGACACAGCGCAAGGACTTCATCTTCGTCAGTGCCCGG AAGCGGGAGGCCTTCTGCCAGCTGTTGCAGCTCATGAAGAACAAGCACTCCAAGCAGGACGAGCCCGACATGATCTCTGTCTTCATAGGCACCTGGAACATGG GAAGTGTGCCGCCTCCGAAAAATGTGACATCTTGGTTCACGTCAAAGGGTCTAGGGAAGACCCTGGACGAGGTCACGGTGACCATACCCCATGACATCTATGTTTTTGGGACCCAGGAGAACTCGGTGGGCGACCGTGAGTGGCTGGACCTGCTACGCGGGGGCCTCAAGGAGCTAACAGATCTGGATTACCGCCCG ATTGCCATGCAGTCATTGTGGAACATCAAGGTGGCTGTGCTGGTCAAGCCTGAGCATGAGAACCGCATCAGCCACGTCAGTACGTCCAGTGTGAAGACTGGCATTGCCAACACCCTGG GAAACAAGGGGGCCGTGGGCGTCTCCTTCATGTTCAATGGCACCTCATTTGGCTTTGTGAATTGCCACCTCACCTCGGGAAATGAGAAGACCGCCCG GCGGAACCAGAACTACCTGGACATCCTGCGGCTGCTCTCGCTGGGCGACCGGCAGCTCAGTGCCTTTGACATCTCTCTGCGTTTCACTCACCTCTTCTGGTTTGGGGACCTCAACTACCGTCTGGACATGGATATCCAG GAGATCCTGAACTACATTAGCAGGAAGGAGTTTGAGCCCCTGCTCAGGGTGGACCAGCTCAACTTGGAGCGGGAAAAGCACAAGGTCTTCCTTCGATTCA GTGAGGAGGAGATCTCCTTCCCACCCACCTACCGCTACGAGCGGGGTTCCCGGGACACGTATGCCTGGCATAAGCAGAAGCCAACTGGG GTCCGGACCAACGTGCCTTCGTGGTGTGACCGGATTCTCTGGAAATCCTACCCTGAGACCCACATCATCTGCAATTCCTATG gtTGCACTGATGACATCGTCACCAGCGACCACTCTCCCGTGTTTGGGACATTTGAGGTGGGAGTTACCTCTCAGTTCATCTCTAAGAAAG GGCTTTCAAAGACTTCGGACCAGGCCTACATCGAGTTTGAGAGCATCGAGGCCATTGTGAAGACGGCCAGCCGCACGAAGTTCTTCATTGAGTTCTACTCCACCTGCCTGGAGG agTACAAGAAGAGCTTCGAGAATGATGCCCAGAGCAGTGACAACATCAACTTCCTCAAGGTGCAGTGGTCCTCGCGCCAGCTGCCCACG CTCAAGCCGATTCTGGCTGACATTGAGTACCTGCAGGACCAGCACCTCCTGCTCACAGTCAAGTCCATGGACGGCTATGAATCCTATG GGGAGTGTGTGGTGGCGCTCAAGTCCATGATTGGCAGCACAGCCCAGCAGTTCCTGACCTTCCTGTCCCACCGCGGCGAGGAGACAGGCAACATCCGCGGCTCCATGAAGGTGCGGGTGCCCACAGAGCGCCTGGGCACCCGTGAGCGACTCTACG aGTGGATCAGCATTGATAAGGATGAGGCGGGAGCAAAGAGCAAAGCCCCCTCTGTGTCCCGAGGCAGCCAGGAGCCCAG GTCAGGGAGCCGCAAGCCAGCCCCTGCAGAGGCCTCCTGCCCGCTGTCcaaattatttgaagaaacagagaaaccaccaccaactgggagacccccagccccacctcgaGCTGCTCCCCGGGAGGAGCCCTTGACCCCTAG GTTGAAGCCGGAGGGGGCTCCAGAGCCAGAAGGGGTGGCGGCCCCCCCACCCAAGAACAGCTTCAATAACCCTGCCTACTATGTCCTTGAAGGAGTCCCACACCAGCTGCTGCCCCTGGAGCCACCCTCATCTGCCAGGGCCCCTGTCCCACCTGCCACCAAGAACAAAGTGGCCATCACAGTGCCTGCTCCACAGCTTGGGCGCCACCGGCCCCCCCGTGTGGGAGAGGGGAGCTCATCAGATGAGGAGTCTGGGGGCACACTGCCTCCTCCAGACTTTCCACCCCCACCACTGCCGGACTCAGCCATCTTCCTGCCCCCCAGCCTGGATCCTTTGCCAGGGCCAGTGGTCCGGGGCCGCAGTGGGGGTGAGGCCCGTGCTCCACCACCTCCCAAGGCCCATCCGAGACCCCCTCTCCCCCCAGGCCCCTCGCCCACCAGCACTTTCCTGGGGGAGGTAGCCAGTGGGGATGATCGCTCCTGCTCAGTGCTGCAGATGGCCAAGACACTGAGTGAGGTGGACTACGCTCCCGCTGGGTCTGGCCGCTCAGTGCTCCTGCCAGGCCCTCTGGAGCTGCAGCCACCCCGGGGACTGCCCTCGGACTATGGCCGGCCTCTCAGTTTCCCACCACCCCGGATCCGAGAGAGCATCCAGGAGGATCTGGCAGAGGAG GCTCCGTGCCCGCAgggcgggcgggccggcgggCTGGGCGAGGCGGGCATGGGCGCCTGGTTGCGGGCCATCGGCTTGGAACGCTATGAGGAGGGCCTGGTGCACAATGGCTGGGACGACCTGGAGTTTCTcag CGACATCACTGAGGAGGAtctggaggaggctggggtgcAGGACCCGGCTCACAAGCGCCTCCTTCTGGACACGCTGCAGCTCAGCAAGTGA
- the INPPL1 gene encoding phosphatidylinositol 3,4,5-trisphosphate 5-phosphatase 2 isoform X1 codes for MASACGALVPGVAGPGGALGSPAPAWYHRDLSRAAAEELLARAGRDGSFLVRDSESVAGAFALCVLYQKHVHTYRILPDGDDFLAVQTSQGVPVRRFQTLGELIGLYAQPNQGLVCALLLPVEREREPDLPDDRDASDGEDEKPPLPPRSGSTSISAPMGPSSPPPAPETPTTPAAESAPNGLSTVSHEYLKGSYGLDLEAVRGGASNLPHLTRTLATSCRRLHSEVDKVLSGLEILSKVFDQQSSPMVTRLLQQQTPPQTGEQELESLVLKLSVLKDFLSGIQKKALKALQDMSSTTPPAPLQPSIRKAKTIPVQAFEVKLDVTLGDLTKIGKSQKFTLSVDVEGGRLVLLRRQRDSQEDWTTFTHDRIRQLIKSQRVQNKLGVVFEKEKDRTQRKDFIFVSARKREAFCQLLQLMKNKHSKQDEPDMISVFIGTWNMGSVPPPKNVTSWFTSKGLGKTLDEVTVTIPHDIYVFGTQENSVGDREWLDLLRGGLKELTDLDYRPIAMQSLWNIKVAVLVKPEHENRISHVSTSSVKTGIANTLGNKGAVGVSFMFNGTSFGFVNCHLTSGNEKTARRNQNYLDILRLLSLGDRQLSAFDISLRFTHLFWFGDLNYRLDMDIQEILNYISRKEFEPLLRVDQLNLEREKHKVFLRFSEEEISFPPTYRYERGSRDTYAWHKQKPTGVRTNVPSWCDRILWKSYPETHIICNSYGCTDDIVTSDHSPVFGTFEVGVTSQFISKKGLSKTSDQAYIEFESIEAIVKTASRTKFFIEFYSTCLEEYKKSFENDAQSSDNINFLKVQWSSRQLPTLKPILADIEYLQDQHLLLTVKSMDGYESYGECVVALKSMIGSTAQQFLTFLSHRGEETGNIRGSMKVRVPTERLGTRERLYEWISIDKDEAGAKSKAPSVSRGSQEPRSGSRKPAPAEASCPLSKLFEETEKPPPTGRPPAPPRAAPREEPLTPRLKPEGAPEPEGVAAPPPKNSFNNPAYYVLEGVPHQLLPLEPPSSARAPVPPATKNKVAITVPAPQLGRHRPPRVGEGSSSDEESGGTLPPPDFPPPPLPDSAIFLPPSLDPLPGPVVRGRSGGEARAPPPPKAHPRPPLPPGPSPTSTFLGEVASGDDRSCSVLQMAKTLSEVDYAPAGSGRSVLLPGPLELQPPRGLPSDYGRPLSFPPPRIRESIQEDLAEEAPCPQGGRAGGLGEAGMGAWLRAIGLERYEEGLVHNGWDDLEFLSDITEEDLEEAGVQDPAHKRLLLDTLQLSK; via the exons GTATCAGAAGCACGTGCACACATATCGAATTCTACCTGATGGAGACGACTTCCTGGCTGTGCAG ACCTCACAGGGTGTGCCTGTGCGCCGCTTCCAGACCCTGGGCGAGCTCATTGGCCTGTATGCCCAGCCCAACCAGGGCCTTGTGTGCGCCCTGCTGCTGCCTGTGGAGCGGGAGCGAGAGCCGGACCTGCCGGATGACCGCGATGCCTCAG ATGGGGAGGATGAGAAGCCCCCGCTGCCCCCGCGCTCTGGTTCCACCAGCATTTCTGCTCCCATGGGGCCCAGCAGTCCCCCGCCAGCCCCTGAGACCCCCACAACTCCAGCTgctgagag TGCTCCGAATGGGCTGAGCACTGTCTCGCACGAGTACCTGAAGGGTAGCTACGGGCTGGACCTGGAGGCTGTGCGGGGTGGAGCCAGCAACCTGCCCCACCTCACCCGCACTCTCGCCACCTCATGCCGGAGGCTGCACAG TGAGGTGGACAAGGTTCTGTCGGGCCTGGAGATCCTGTCCAAGGTGTTTGACCAGCAGAGCTCACCCATGGTGACTCGCCTTTTGCAGCAGCAG ACCCCACCACAGACTGGGGAGCAGGAACTAGAGAGCCTGGTGCTGAAGCTGTCAGTGCTGAAGGACTTCCTGTCAGGCATCCAGAAGAAG GCCCTGAAGGCCTTGCAGGACATGAGCTCCACCACGCCCCCCGCTCCGCTGCAGCCGTCCATCCGTAAGGCCAAGACCATCCCCGTGCAGGCCTTTGAG GTGAAGCTGGATGTGACCCTGGGTGACCTGACCAAGATTGGAAAGTCACAGAAGTTCACGCTGAGCGTGGATGTGGAGGGCGGGCGGCTGGTGCTGCTGCGGAGACAGCGGGACTCGCAGGAGGACTGGACAACCTTCACGCACGACCGCA TCCGCCAGCTCATTAAGTCCCAGCGGGTCCAGAACAAGCTGGGTGTTGTGTTTGAGAAGGAGAAGGACCGGACACAGCGCAAGGACTTCATCTTCGTCAGTGCCCGG AAGCGGGAGGCCTTCTGCCAGCTGTTGCAGCTCATGAAGAACAAGCACTCCAAGCAGGACGAGCCCGACATGATCTCTGTCTTCATAGGCACCTGGAACATGG GAAGTGTGCCGCCTCCGAAAAATGTGACATCTTGGTTCACGTCAAAGGGTCTAGGGAAGACCCTGGACGAGGTCACGGTGACCATACCCCATGACATCTATGTTTTTGGGACCCAGGAGAACTCGGTGGGCGACCGTGAGTGGCTGGACCTGCTACGCGGGGGCCTCAAGGAGCTAACAGATCTGGATTACCGCCCG ATTGCCATGCAGTCATTGTGGAACATCAAGGTGGCTGTGCTGGTCAAGCCTGAGCATGAGAACCGCATCAGCCACGTCAGTACGTCCAGTGTGAAGACTGGCATTGCCAACACCCTGG GAAACAAGGGGGCCGTGGGCGTCTCCTTCATGTTCAATGGCACCTCATTTGGCTTTGTGAATTGCCACCTCACCTCGGGAAATGAGAAGACCGCCCG GCGGAACCAGAACTACCTGGACATCCTGCGGCTGCTCTCGCTGGGCGACCGGCAGCTCAGTGCCTTTGACATCTCTCTGCGTTTCACTCACCTCTTCTGGTTTGGGGACCTCAACTACCGTCTGGACATGGATATCCAG GAGATCCTGAACTACATTAGCAGGAAGGAGTTTGAGCCCCTGCTCAGGGTGGACCAGCTCAACTTGGAGCGGGAAAAGCACAAGGTCTTCCTTCGATTCA GTGAGGAGGAGATCTCCTTCCCACCCACCTACCGCTACGAGCGGGGTTCCCGGGACACGTATGCCTGGCATAAGCAGAAGCCAACTGGG GTCCGGACCAACGTGCCTTCGTGGTGTGACCGGATTCTCTGGAAATCCTACCCTGAGACCCACATCATCTGCAATTCCTATG gtTGCACTGATGACATCGTCACCAGCGACCACTCTCCCGTGTTTGGGACATTTGAGGTGGGAGTTACCTCTCAGTTCATCTCTAAGAAAG GGCTTTCAAAGACTTCGGACCAGGCCTACATCGAGTTTGAGAGCATCGAGGCCATTGTGAAGACGGCCAGCCGCACGAAGTTCTTCATTGAGTTCTACTCCACCTGCCTGGAGG agTACAAGAAGAGCTTCGAGAATGATGCCCAGAGCAGTGACAACATCAACTTCCTCAAGGTGCAGTGGTCCTCGCGCCAGCTGCCCACG CTCAAGCCGATTCTGGCTGACATTGAGTACCTGCAGGACCAGCACCTCCTGCTCACAGTCAAGTCCATGGACGGCTATGAATCCTATG GGGAGTGTGTGGTGGCGCTCAAGTCCATGATTGGCAGCACAGCCCAGCAGTTCCTGACCTTCCTGTCCCACCGCGGCGAGGAGACAGGCAACATCCGCGGCTCCATGAAGGTGCGGGTGCCCACAGAGCGCCTGGGCACCCGTGAGCGACTCTACG aGTGGATCAGCATTGATAAGGATGAGGCGGGAGCAAAGAGCAAAGCCCCCTCTGTGTCCCGAGGCAGCCAGGAGCCCAG GTCAGGGAGCCGCAAGCCAGCCCCTGCAGAGGCCTCCTGCCCGCTGTCcaaattatttgaagaaacagagaaaccaccaccaactgggagacccccagccccacctcgaGCTGCTCCCCGGGAGGAGCCCTTGACCCCTAG GTTGAAGCCGGAGGGGGCTCCAGAGCCAGAAGGGGTGGCGGCCCCCCCACCCAAGAACAGCTTCAATAACCCTGCCTACTATGTCCTTGAAGGAGTCCCACACCAGCTGCTGCCCCTGGAGCCACCCTCATCTGCCAGGGCCCCTGTCCCACCTGCCACCAAGAACAAAGTGGCCATCACAGTGCCTGCTCCACAGCTTGGGCGCCACCGGCCCCCCCGTGTGGGAGAGGGGAGCTCATCAGATGAGGAGTCTGGGGGCACACTGCCTCCTCCAGACTTTCCACCCCCACCACTGCCGGACTCAGCCATCTTCCTGCCCCCCAGCCTGGATCCTTTGCCAGGGCCAGTGGTCCGGGGCCGCAGTGGGGGTGAGGCCCGTGCTCCACCACCTCCCAAGGCCCATCCGAGACCCCCTCTCCCCCCAGGCCCCTCGCCCACCAGCACTTTCCTGGGGGAGGTAGCCAGTGGGGATGATCGCTCCTGCTCAGTGCTGCAGATGGCCAAGACACTGAGTGAGGTGGACTACGCTCCCGCTGGGTCTGGCCGCTCAGTGCTCCTGCCAGGCCCTCTGGAGCTGCAGCCACCCCGGGGACTGCCCTCGGACTATGGCCGGCCTCTCAGTTTCCCACCACCCCGGATCCGAGAGAGCATCCAGGAGGATCTGGCAGAGGAG GCTCCGTGCCCGCAgggcgggcgggccggcgggCTGGGCGAGGCGGGCATGGGCGCCTGGTTGCGGGCCATCGGCTTGGAACGCTATGAGGAGGGCCTGGTGCACAATGGCTGGGACGACCTGGAGTTTCTcag CGACATCACTGAGGAGGAtctggaggaggctggggtgcAGGACCCGGCTCACAAGCGCCTCCTTCTGGACACGCTGCAGCTCAGCAAGTGA
- the INPPL1 gene encoding phosphatidylinositol 3,4,5-trisphosphate 5-phosphatase 2 isoform X2 — MASACGALVPGVAGPGGALGSPAPAWYHRDLSRAAAEELLARAGRDGSFLVRDSESVAGAFALCVLYQKHVHTYRILPDGDDFLAVQTSQGVPVRRFQTLGELIGLYAQPNQGLVCALLLPVEREREPDLPDDRDASDGEDEKPPLPPRSGSTSISAPMGPSSPPPAPETPTTPAAESAPNGLSTVSHEYLKGSYGLDLEAVRGGASNLPHLTRTLATSCRRLHSEVDKVLSGLEILSKVFDQQSSPMVTRLLQQQQTPPQTGEQELESLVLKLSVLKDFLSGIQKKALKALQDMSSTTPPAPLQPSIRKAKTIPVQAFEVKLDVTLGDLTKIGKSQKFTLSVDVEGGRLVLLRRQRDSQEDWTTFTHDRIRQLIKSQRVQNKLGVVFEKEKDRTQRKDFIFVSARKREAFCQLLQLMKNKHSKQDEPDMISVFIGTWNMGSVPPPKNVTSWFTSKGLGKTLDEVTVTIPHDIYVFGTQENSVGDREWLDLLRGGLKELTDLDYRPIAMQSLWNIKVAVLVKPEHENRISHVSTSSVKTGIANTLGNKGAVGVSFMFNGTSFGFVNCHLTSGNEKTARRNQNYLDILRLLSLGDRQLSAFDISLRFTHLFWFGDLNYRLDMDIQEILNYISRKEFEPLLRVDQLNLEREKHKVFLRFSEEEISFPPTYRYERGSRDTYAWHKQKPTGVRTNVPSWCDRILWKSYPETHIICNSYGCTDDIVTSDHSPVFGTFEVGVTSQFISKKGLSKTSDQAYIEFESIEAIVKTASRTKFFIEFYSTCLEEYKKSFENDAQSSDNINFLKVQWSSRQLPTLKPILADIEYLQDQHLLLTVKSMDGYESYGECVVALKSMIGSTAQQFLTFLSHRGEETGNIRGSMKVRVPTERLGTRERLYEWISIDKDEAGAKSKAPSVSRGSQEPRSGSRKPAPAEASCPLSKLFEETEKPPPTGRPPAPPRAAPREEPLTPRLKPEGAPEPEGVAAPPPKNSFNNPAYYVLEGVPHQLLPLEPPSSARAPVPPATKNKVAITVPAPQLGRHRPPRVGEGSSSDEESGGTLPPPDFPPPPLPDSAIFLPPSLDPLPGPVVRGRSGGEARAPPPPKAHPRPPLPPGPSPTSTFLGEVASGDDRSCSVLQMAKTLSEVDYAPAGSGRSVLLPGPLELQPPRGLPSDYGRPLSFPPPRIRESIQEDLAEERHH, encoded by the exons GTATCAGAAGCACGTGCACACATATCGAATTCTACCTGATGGAGACGACTTCCTGGCTGTGCAG ACCTCACAGGGTGTGCCTGTGCGCCGCTTCCAGACCCTGGGCGAGCTCATTGGCCTGTATGCCCAGCCCAACCAGGGCCTTGTGTGCGCCCTGCTGCTGCCTGTGGAGCGGGAGCGAGAGCCGGACCTGCCGGATGACCGCGATGCCTCAG ATGGGGAGGATGAGAAGCCCCCGCTGCCCCCGCGCTCTGGTTCCACCAGCATTTCTGCTCCCATGGGGCCCAGCAGTCCCCCGCCAGCCCCTGAGACCCCCACAACTCCAGCTgctgagag TGCTCCGAATGGGCTGAGCACTGTCTCGCACGAGTACCTGAAGGGTAGCTACGGGCTGGACCTGGAGGCTGTGCGGGGTGGAGCCAGCAACCTGCCCCACCTCACCCGCACTCTCGCCACCTCATGCCGGAGGCTGCACAG TGAGGTGGACAAGGTTCTGTCGGGCCTGGAGATCCTGTCCAAGGTGTTTGACCAGCAGAGCTCACCCATGGTGACTCGCCTTTTGCAGCAGCAG CAGACCCCACCACAGACTGGGGAGCAGGAACTAGAGAGCCTGGTGCTGAAGCTGTCAGTGCTGAAGGACTTCCTGTCAGGCATCCAGAAGAAG GCCCTGAAGGCCTTGCAGGACATGAGCTCCACCACGCCCCCCGCTCCGCTGCAGCCGTCCATCCGTAAGGCCAAGACCATCCCCGTGCAGGCCTTTGAG GTGAAGCTGGATGTGACCCTGGGTGACCTGACCAAGATTGGAAAGTCACAGAAGTTCACGCTGAGCGTGGATGTGGAGGGCGGGCGGCTGGTGCTGCTGCGGAGACAGCGGGACTCGCAGGAGGACTGGACAACCTTCACGCACGACCGCA TCCGCCAGCTCATTAAGTCCCAGCGGGTCCAGAACAAGCTGGGTGTTGTGTTTGAGAAGGAGAAGGACCGGACACAGCGCAAGGACTTCATCTTCGTCAGTGCCCGG AAGCGGGAGGCCTTCTGCCAGCTGTTGCAGCTCATGAAGAACAAGCACTCCAAGCAGGACGAGCCCGACATGATCTCTGTCTTCATAGGCACCTGGAACATGG GAAGTGTGCCGCCTCCGAAAAATGTGACATCTTGGTTCACGTCAAAGGGTCTAGGGAAGACCCTGGACGAGGTCACGGTGACCATACCCCATGACATCTATGTTTTTGGGACCCAGGAGAACTCGGTGGGCGACCGTGAGTGGCTGGACCTGCTACGCGGGGGCCTCAAGGAGCTAACAGATCTGGATTACCGCCCG ATTGCCATGCAGTCATTGTGGAACATCAAGGTGGCTGTGCTGGTCAAGCCTGAGCATGAGAACCGCATCAGCCACGTCAGTACGTCCAGTGTGAAGACTGGCATTGCCAACACCCTGG GAAACAAGGGGGCCGTGGGCGTCTCCTTCATGTTCAATGGCACCTCATTTGGCTTTGTGAATTGCCACCTCACCTCGGGAAATGAGAAGACCGCCCG GCGGAACCAGAACTACCTGGACATCCTGCGGCTGCTCTCGCTGGGCGACCGGCAGCTCAGTGCCTTTGACATCTCTCTGCGTTTCACTCACCTCTTCTGGTTTGGGGACCTCAACTACCGTCTGGACATGGATATCCAG GAGATCCTGAACTACATTAGCAGGAAGGAGTTTGAGCCCCTGCTCAGGGTGGACCAGCTCAACTTGGAGCGGGAAAAGCACAAGGTCTTCCTTCGATTCA GTGAGGAGGAGATCTCCTTCCCACCCACCTACCGCTACGAGCGGGGTTCCCGGGACACGTATGCCTGGCATAAGCAGAAGCCAACTGGG GTCCGGACCAACGTGCCTTCGTGGTGTGACCGGATTCTCTGGAAATCCTACCCTGAGACCCACATCATCTGCAATTCCTATG gtTGCACTGATGACATCGTCACCAGCGACCACTCTCCCGTGTTTGGGACATTTGAGGTGGGAGTTACCTCTCAGTTCATCTCTAAGAAAG GGCTTTCAAAGACTTCGGACCAGGCCTACATCGAGTTTGAGAGCATCGAGGCCATTGTGAAGACGGCCAGCCGCACGAAGTTCTTCATTGAGTTCTACTCCACCTGCCTGGAGG agTACAAGAAGAGCTTCGAGAATGATGCCCAGAGCAGTGACAACATCAACTTCCTCAAGGTGCAGTGGTCCTCGCGCCAGCTGCCCACG CTCAAGCCGATTCTGGCTGACATTGAGTACCTGCAGGACCAGCACCTCCTGCTCACAGTCAAGTCCATGGACGGCTATGAATCCTATG GGGAGTGTGTGGTGGCGCTCAAGTCCATGATTGGCAGCACAGCCCAGCAGTTCCTGACCTTCCTGTCCCACCGCGGCGAGGAGACAGGCAACATCCGCGGCTCCATGAAGGTGCGGGTGCCCACAGAGCGCCTGGGCACCCGTGAGCGACTCTACG aGTGGATCAGCATTGATAAGGATGAGGCGGGAGCAAAGAGCAAAGCCCCCTCTGTGTCCCGAGGCAGCCAGGAGCCCAG GTCAGGGAGCCGCAAGCCAGCCCCTGCAGAGGCCTCCTGCCCGCTGTCcaaattatttgaagaaacagagaaaccaccaccaactgggagacccccagccccacctcgaGCTGCTCCCCGGGAGGAGCCCTTGACCCCTAG GTTGAAGCCGGAGGGGGCTCCAGAGCCAGAAGGGGTGGCGGCCCCCCCACCCAAGAACAGCTTCAATAACCCTGCCTACTATGTCCTTGAAGGAGTCCCACACCAGCTGCTGCCCCTGGAGCCACCCTCATCTGCCAGGGCCCCTGTCCCACCTGCCACCAAGAACAAAGTGGCCATCACAGTGCCTGCTCCACAGCTTGGGCGCCACCGGCCCCCCCGTGTGGGAGAGGGGAGCTCATCAGATGAGGAGTCTGGGGGCACACTGCCTCCTCCAGACTTTCCACCCCCACCACTGCCGGACTCAGCCATCTTCCTGCCCCCCAGCCTGGATCCTTTGCCAGGGCCAGTGGTCCGGGGCCGCAGTGGGGGTGAGGCCCGTGCTCCACCACCTCCCAAGGCCCATCCGAGACCCCCTCTCCCCCCAGGCCCCTCGCCCACCAGCACTTTCCTGGGGGAGGTAGCCAGTGGGGATGATCGCTCCTGCTCAGTGCTGCAGATGGCCAAGACACTGAGTGAGGTGGACTACGCTCCCGCTGGGTCTGGCCGCTCAGTGCTCCTGCCAGGCCCTCTGGAGCTGCAGCCACCCCGGGGACTGCCCTCGGACTATGGCCGGCCTCTCAGTTTCCCACCACCCCGGATCCGAGAGAGCATCCAGGAGGATCTGGCAGAGGAG CGACATCACTGA